The DNA region GGATGAAAGGAGCAGCACCATCGCCGCTACATATTCCGGCTTGCGAGATCTTACTACCTCTTCTGGGAGCACTCCCTTCGTAAGGTTGGTACCGGCTGATGGCGAGATGCAATTAACCACAATATTGTTCTTTCGACCCTCTATGGCCAAGGCTCTGGAGAAGCCTACAATTGCTGTTTTCTAATCCGGTGTAAGTAAATGCTCATGATAAAGCAATGTAAAATGGTTCAACTTACTGCTGCGGCATAGTTTGCCTGCCCGTAATTCCCGTAGGTTCCGCTCGTACTCGTTGTGTTCACGATGCGGCCGTACTTCTGCTTAACCATGTAGGGATATGCTGCTCGCGCACACTTGTAGGTTGCTCGCAGATGGATATTGTTCACATCGTCCCACATCTTGTCCGTCATATTTTGGAAGGCTTTGTCTCTTAGTATACCCGCGTTGTTGATCAATATGTCGATCCTCCCAAAGGCACGGATCGCAGTATCGATAACAGCGTCACCGTCTTCTACCGAGTGATTGTCCGGAACAGCCACTCCGCCCAGCGATTTGATTTCGTTGACAACGCTCTGTGGGTCTTTCCAGTCATTAACAACAATAGATGCTCCGAGTTTGGCTAGTCCAATGCAATAAGCTCTACCGAGTCTACCAGAGAACGGATTTTAGTAAGTGATTCCTTGTCATGAATTATGAGATAGTGGCTTACCCAGCACCTCCACCTGTCACAACAGCTACTCTTCCATCAAATCGTACCTCGTCCTGCTGTCTATTAGGCGGAAGGTTCTGTGCGTGCTTCAGAAGCTCGACTAAGTTGGCGGTAGTGGTAGGATAGTCGGGGTTTGTGAAGTCGTTGATTTCATCCCATTTCCCAAGCACAGCCCCTGGTGTCAATGTCTCATCGCACCTGAGAATGGCTCCTTTCGATCTCTCCCATCGAATCTTCGAAACGTGTCCTGCACCGACCTCGAAAATGGAACCATTCTCGGATGTGTTGCTTTGGTGACTAAGGACCGCGACCAGTGGCACTACCCATTCTGGTGTCAGATGTTGAAGTAGGTCCGGTGGCATCACGGTGGCTGTCATGCGACTAGCAGCCACCGGAGCAATGATGTTTGTCAAGATATTGTATTTCAACCCTTCCTTGGCCAGAGTCTCGCCGAGACCAATCATCCCGGACTTTGCAGCAGCATAGTTGCACTGACCGAAGTTGCCGTACAGCCCAGCAGCCGATGAGGTCAATATGACTCTTCCAAACTTCTGTTTGCGGAAGTGAATCCATGCAGCCTGTGTCGTCTTATACAGACCTCTCATGTGAACTGCCTGGACCGAGTCCCAATCGGCATCTGTCATGTTTTTGAAGCTCACATCACGCAGAATTCCAGCGTTATTGATGAGAATATCAATACGGCCAAAGGAGGAAATCGCCGTTTGAACTATAGCGGCACCGTCCTCGACCGAGTGATGATCTGCTACCGCTTTACCGCCCTCGGCAACAATCTCGCTGACAACTCCATCTGCGCTCTGTGTTTTATGGAGGTTAGCAGCAAAACGTGCCAAGAGAGTCAAAGTGCCTCTTGCCTTAGAACCCTGTCCGACACCTCTCAAAGATGTTCCAAGGTCATTGACTACGACACTGGCGCCTCTGGCAGCGAAGAATTTGGCGTAGGCTTTGCCCAGCCCAGAGCCAGCCCCAGTAACGACCACCACCTGTCCATCGTACCGGAGATTCATTTTCAAAACCGAAGAGATTCCAAGGATTGTAGGTAGTTGTAAGAGAGAACTAAAGTAAGTTGAATTTAACCAAGACAAATTGCCAGATGGTATTGAGACTTTAGATCAAACTGGCCCTTACCATGAGCGATTGTCATTACCCTGTTGTTTTATTAGCCGAGGCTCCCACGCATATGTGAGCCTTCCCAAGTAATACAAATGAACTGGGTGCGCTATTTCCGAAGCACTTCGTCAATTTTGCGTATTTGTTGCGATGAATGTGCCTTGGCCCGAGGAATGCAAGCCCGCACAGCGAACCTTGGCAGCGGTGGTGATTGTTAAACATTCGGAGGATATATAGGGTGTACACATTTAATCGAAGTAGACCATTGTGTGCTTATGTCTCACCCCAGAACAAATACTGCAAGCTCCTTCAACCATCTGACACTCTGTATATTTGTACATGTCGTACTTCCCCTGCCATTTGCATAAGCAATGTGCTTCTATCCTGTAATAAGGACAATCTCACCCTATACTACGATACCGCCATTTACCATCGACCCTGCAATCTCTCCATTTCATACGGAGCGACATCACTATAAAAACACGGAAAGTCTCTGATCAACCTCTCTCGTCATGGCTTTGGAAGGAAAAGTCATAGCAATCACTGGAGGCGCCCAGGGCATTGGCTTAGCAACTGCGAGGCTCATCGCGAGCAGAGGCGCCAGTGTCAGCATTCTCGATAACAACCCAACGACACTTGAAGCTGTAGAGGAGGAGTTTGTCACGAACAAGTGGCCAATTCACACATTTACAGCAGACATTAGACAAGCTGACAAGGTTGATTCTTGGATTGAGAATGCTGTGAAGAAGTTTGGTCGTCTTGATGGCGCGGTTAATGCGGCGGGAACTGTTGGCAAGTTTCATGGTCAGAAGCAAATAGCGCtgttggatgatgaagattgGAACCTCGTTATGGGTATCAACGTCAATGGTGAGTGATCTTCCAGCCAGTACCTATCAACCACTTAGCTGCTGGGCTAATTGATGGATTAATAGGAATGATGCACTCTCTCCGTGCCCAGCTCCGGCATATTCAATCTGGTGGAAGCATTGTAAACATCGCTTCCAACCTAGGCTCAAAGGGTGCTCCAGGTTGTGCGCCGTATGCAACGTCTAAGCACGCAGTCATCGGGCTGAGCATGAGCGCCGCCCATGACTATGGATCGCAGGGTATAAGAATTAATGTCGTGTCTCCTGGTGGAACCCAAGGgccattgatgagaagtgTAGTTGGTGACAACCCACCTCCGCCTCCCTCGGTCTTAGGAAAGTATGGACAGCCTGAAGAGGTAGCCTTTCAGATAGCCTGGCTTCTGGGACCGGAAAGCACTCATAGCTCGGGCAGTATTTTCCGCGTTGATGGTGGAGAGTTTTGTTAATGATATTAAATACAGATCTGCGGTTGTACAGGGTCTTACTACACCTTATGCACTTCTTTTTGAAcataaaatattattttgTATTTTATCTTCTGTGATTTCTAGTAGACAACTCGGCTTCCGCGGGTTCAAGATGTGGAACGGGGCCAGTGAAATAGGCGGACTTGGCAAGCCACTTTTAGTTTGTAGTTGTCCCGATCCCGACTCCGCAGCAAGAAGTCCGCAAAATGAACTGATAACCTGACcaatacttataaaatataaaataccAGTCACAGTAGCCTAAATATGCGGTATATCGTTCATATAACTCATTTTTTATCTCATTATACACTCACTCAAGCACAGCATCACATCATGGCGGTTAAAGCGGCATTCATCGGAGCGTGCGGCGCTACTTTGCGGCATGTGCTAGCTTGGACATTACTTGATGGTCATAAAGCAGCCGCTCGTAAGTTTAAGGTAACCATACCCTCAGTGTCTAAGCTAATTCGCCATATATAGTTGTTCGTGATCACTCAAAACTAAAAAAGATTCTCTTGGATCTCGGTGTATCCGAAAAGGTCCAACAGTCACAACTCATCGTTGTCGAAGGATCATCCCGCGATGTCTCCACAGTCcgcaatcttcttctcaatgacCCTGAGATTATTTTCAGTGGCATCACAAGCACTTGGAAACTCCGATTTAACCCTTTTCACCCGATTGCTATGGATGATGCCAGTATCACCGGTGACTCTGCTGCTGCGGTGATGCAAGCTTTAAAAGATCTTGTTTCTACAAACAGTATCACAAATCTACCCATCTACGCTCCAATCTCATCGACTGGACATGGCTCTCGTCGGGATCAACCACGTAGCCTCATGCCGCTCTACTGGTGGTTGTTGAAAGAGGCTCAGGCCGACACTGCGGTTCTCGAGCGTGTTACTCGTGAGGCGGCGACGCAGAAGCAATCTTGTCTTGGTGGATATGTGATGCTTCGACCTCCATTGCTGACAGATGGGGAGATGAAAGGGACGAAAGAAGTGCGCGCTGGGTGGATTTGGGAAGACGATATCTTTCGGAAGAGTGATGAGCAAGAAACTAGCGTCAAGGTAGGATATACTATCAGCAGGATGGATCTGGCAAGATGGATGTTTGAAGAGCTCATCCAAGGAGATTTCCGGAGTTGGAATGGAAAATGCGTAAACCTGACATACTAGAACATCTCGTTTTGTCTTTCAGTTGTGTTAACTATTACCTGTATCTAATTTAATATCCATAACTTGATCTGAATCTGCCAACTGTACCGAAAGCAAACACAGACCCCTGCCTTGTTTCTGTTTGTACGATCTACTATCTTCTGGAAAACTCTCGTAATGGAGACATACTCTAACAAACTTAGGAGCTAGAAATAGGCTTTTAGCTACCAGCTTTAGGTCATTGAAATGTTGCAATTGATTTTTCGCTCCTGCTTTCTTTCTTACATTATTATCTCAGTGTTGCGGCCCCACTTGGCGCCCTTGCCGCTTTGTGCCACTTCTATAAAAACCACGAACATTCATTTGTCCTTATTATACTCCCTCTCTTCCAAACTTTTCTGCCTCTCACCCCACCCCTTGTCGCCATCACCCCTCCCCCTGCTTATTGCTCCAGCTACACAGCTAATTGCCTTTGATACTTCTAGATCGCATGCGACATCGACCCTAAAGGACCCGAGAAACACAgcgacagaagaagagaccttgtcattcttgatcatcatgatgatgacgaacCCATCGAGGCAGCTTGCATCTGCACAAATAGGAGCTTTGATGTCGCTGGCATAATAGGGCTTTACGCAAGTTGTATGGCACAAAACAGCAAGGACACAGAGGGTAAGAATTTCATGGAAAGACAGATTGTGATATGTTTACTGACAATTATTGAAACAGATATTAATAAGATCATATCGCAATGCTCCTTATTATAAACCTCGTATGTGCATGCAGCTGCATCTGTTGTCTCCGGTATCGAGGTCAAGGCAATGAAGCCAGCTGCAACAGTGACTTCCGGGGCTATATCTACTACGGCTGCGGCTTCTGCTACGGAAACAGCGGGTAACAGCGCAGGAAAGATGACGGGATCTATCATGGCGGTTACTTGGGTCAATTTGATGTTGTTATTCGTCCTGTAAATAAAGAAACCCTACAATGTCTATGAAACATGCATGAAGAAGGATCGCAGCTGTCTTACCACCATATACCCCAGCATACGACTGAACCCAGATGCAAGAATTGCTATGAATGCTATTCGTCAGCAAATCCAACATGGGAAAAACCACGTTTCGGGGTATTAAGTGGGATTTTGTTGGTAGGCAGTGCTTTGACTCCCTCAGTGATTTTCGCAACGGGATCATCAATCTGGACTTTCTTGACAGCTTCCATGAGCTGCTGGAAACGACGCAATTCCGTCATTCTCTGAGACTCGGAATCGTACTTGATGCTCTGGAATTCgagttcttcatcttgatatGAAATTAGCGCTAGAACATCCCATAATGCGATGCACATACCAGTGAAAATGGAGTGGAAAGCATTCGCAATCACCTCATCATCGGAGGGTCCGCTTCGCAAACAAAGTAACATAATAGCGAAAGGAACAACAAATTTATCTCCTACGCATGATTGGGCCAGGAAAATGGTATTTCGTATTCTTTGTTTATCGACAGAATTGTTTTGGAGAATGCTCCCTCGAAGGTTGCTTGTGGCTTCTGCCCAGGAACTCCAATTCTGTGGTTGGTTCAGTGCAGGACAAATGCTCGTGAAAAGGCCGCCATCAATAAGCTGCTGCATTGATATCTGAACGCAATTGTCTTTGATATCCAGTCGTCCCTGACTGAGGTATTCGCCGAAGTAAAACTGGCCTTTTCTCAGGTTATGTAGCCTTCTAAGATCCGGTTTATCATCTAGCCATTCCAAGGCATCAAGATCGCGAAGGAATACCTGCTTTGGGAAGTCTCGGGTATCAATCATTATTATCTTGATATCTGAGAGTTTTGGTCTAGGCCCACCTTTCTTCTCAGGGTCTGTCTGGTGACGATAAAAACCAtattgaagaaggaaaaggagggAGCTGGACCAGGACATGAGATTACAAGGACTTCGGCCAGGATAACAGCAATGCCATTTCAGATGAGCTTTCAACCTAGCGGCGGCCTTCAAAGATGAAAGCTGTAAGAGGTCTGTGCCACAGGGTGAGCCCGAATTGTGTTTTGTGCTTAAGTGATTGGGAGAGGCTGGAGACTCGACACAGTCAGAGCTTCTATAGCCGTTTGAACCAGGAAAATGGAGACGGAAAAGGTAAGTTGGAGTCTTGTCAAATGAGAATAGGTTCTCTTGATTTGCTTGAGGTTGGAAGACTTGATGCATGTTGCAGGGGCTAGCAAGTGAGGAATGTGAAAGAATTCAAAGTAGTGAATTAGAGCTGAAGAATTCGGCTGTGGCAAGAATTA from Fusarium oxysporum f. sp. lycopersici 4287 supercont2.48 genomic scaffold, whole genome shotgun sequence includes:
- a CDS encoding peroxisomal multifunctional beta-oxidation protein, which produces MNLRYDGQVVVVTGAGSGLGKAYAKFFAARGASVVVNDLGTSLRGVGQGSKARGTLTLLARFAANLHKTQSADGVVSEIVAEGGKAVADHHSVEDGAAIVQTAISSFGRIDILINNAGILRDVSFKNMTDADWDSVQAVHMRGLYKTTQAAWIHFRKQKFGRVILTSSAAGLYGNFGQCNYAAAKSGMIGLGETLAKEGLKYNILTNIIAPVAASRMTATVMPPDLLQHLTPEWVVPLVAVLSHQSNTSENGSIFEVGAGHVSKIRWERSKGAILRCDETLTPGAVLGKWDEINDFTNPDYPTTTANLVELLKHAQNLPPNRQQDEVRFDGRVAVVTGGGAGLGRAYCIGLAKLGASIVVNDWKDPQSVVNEIKSLGGVAVPDNHSVEDGDAVIDTAIRAFGRIDILINNAGILRDKAFQNMTDKMWDDVNNIHLRATYKCARAAYPYMVKQKYGRIVNTTSTSGTYGNYGQANYAAAKTAIVGFSRALAIEGRKNNIVVNCISPSAGTNLTKGVLPEEVVRSRKPEYVAAMVLLLSSDKVPSDASGTIFEAGCGWQAVTRYQRSDGYDFPVHSPLTPEFLLERWRDIVSFTPGKTSTPTNAADTRQRIMANIARLDKSSSGSQRWLKAIEKAKNAKTQPTEMSFVDKDIILYNLSIGASISQLPWVFEKHPDFEVIPSFGVIPGTTAARPFDLKDLVPNFSYKRLLHGEHYLEIHRFPIPTVGTFVSESKLIDILDKGKAAVAIIGTTTCDKTTGEKIFYNELTLFLRGAGGFGGTSTRSDRNKGTAVHAIPEGEPDQVVEEKTTRGQAALYRLNGDRNPLHIDPTASAAGGFETPILHGLCSFGIATKHVVSSYGPIFSIKVRFAGTIEPGQSLKTKMWLQGKNVIFETEVKETGKVCLAGGVAVLRGLAKTHL